The following proteins are co-located in the Verrucomicrobiota bacterium genome:
- a CDS encoding ATP-binding cassette domain-containing protein — MGKPIIEAHGLGKQYRLGVLGARTLREDAERLVRSLFDRKAPRGPSAERKGFAWALRDVSFNVASGETVGFIGGNGAGKSTLLKLLARITEPSAGSAKIRGKVAALLEVGSGFHNELTGRENIFLNAAILGMSRAATHGKLDEIIDFSGVEKYIDTPVKRYSSGMRVRLAFAVAAFLEPDILIADEVLAVGDANFQKKSLGKMSDVARQGRTVLFVSHDLAAVQNLCRRVIVLKKGSLLADGAAAASIRTYLGSLESARAFQVETGARQAVADRPHLVDFSVNQGPDTVEDLLLSGRQAVLSFGLRRIESDVHCCVEIYTETGVLVTRFATRGYIEGNFTGDVTLRCRTESLLLNPGRYRLAFQIYQRDVLVDYHERLTTFEVGHGSIGAHRLWSHETNGLFFLPHDWTAEPLESDGVLAQAAPAAAWAAAPEARLEGQ, encoded by the coding sequence GGGTGTACTGGGGGCCCGAACGCTGCGGGAGGATGCCGAACGGCTGGTGCGCAGTCTTTTTGACCGCAAGGCACCCCGGGGCCCAAGTGCCGAGCGCAAAGGTTTTGCGTGGGCCCTTCGCGACGTCTCGTTCAACGTTGCCTCGGGCGAGACCGTCGGTTTTATCGGCGGCAACGGTGCGGGCAAATCGACCCTGTTAAAATTGCTGGCCCGCATCACCGAACCCAGCGCCGGTTCAGCCAAAATTCGCGGCAAAGTGGCTGCACTCCTGGAAGTGGGCTCGGGATTCCACAACGAATTGACGGGCCGCGAAAACATTTTTCTCAATGCCGCCATTCTGGGCATGTCGCGGGCAGCCACGCACGGGAAGCTTGATGAAATCATCGACTTTTCGGGCGTTGAGAAGTACATCGATACGCCCGTCAAACGTTACTCCAGCGGCATGCGCGTGCGCCTGGCGTTTGCGGTGGCCGCGTTTCTGGAACCCGACATCCTGATTGCCGACGAGGTACTGGCGGTTGGTGATGCCAACTTTCAAAAGAAGAGCCTGGGCAAGATGAGCGACGTGGCCCGGCAGGGTCGAACCGTGCTTTTCGTCAGCCATGATCTGGCGGCCGTGCAGAACCTTTGCCGCCGAGTCATCGTGCTGAAAAAGGGGTCGCTGTTGGCTGACGGCGCCGCAGCTGCTTCGATTCGCACCTACCTGGGTTCACTCGAGTCGGCGCGCGCCTTCCAGGTAGAGACTGGCGCGCGCCAGGCGGTTGCAGACCGGCCGCACCTGGTGGATTTCTCGGTCAACCAGGGCCCGGATACGGTCGAAGACCTGCTGCTGAGCGGGCGGCAGGCCGTGCTGTCGTTTGGGTTGCGGCGCATCGAGTCTGACGTGCACTGCTGCGTGGAGATCTACACGGAAACCGGCGTGCTGGTCACCCGCTTTGCCACCCGCGGCTACATCGAAGGCAACTTTACCGGCGACGTGACCCTGCGCTGCCGTACCGAGTCACTGCTGCTTAACCCTGGCCGCTACCGTTTGGCCTTTCAGATCTACCAACGCGACGTCCTGGTCGACTACCACGAGCGCCTCACTACATTTGAGGTCGGCCATGGCAGCATTGGTGCCCACCGGCTCTGGAGCCACGAGACCAACGGGCTCTTTTTTCTCCCGCACGATTGGACGGCCGAACCGCTGGAATCCGACGGGGTGTTGGCGCAGGCCGCCCCGGCTGCAGCGTGGGCGGCTGCCCCCGAAGCCCGTTTGGAGGGGCAGTAA